TTTTGAAGGTAACTCAAGAAATGCAAGAGTCAAAATAAGGAAGCGATCTTTGGATGGTATCAGGGATCCTGGGGAGGAAAAGTATTAGGAGCTTAAGTATTTATTACGTTTTGgttctaaaacaggggtctccaaccttggaaactttaagccaggaggacttcaaatcccagaattcaactcccaacaaatctggctggggaattctgggagttgaagtccaccaggcttaaagttgcctaggTTGGAGATCCTTGTTCTAAAGCATCTTTAACTTATTTTAGGGCTGCATTATCCTCTTCTACATTGCCTACCTCATGACATTAATTTGGAGAAGTATGATTGCAATTTGGAGACTCCTGCTGTAACCAACATGGAAAAGTTTGGTTGCTTTTAATTCTGTCTACTACAGAATTAGTAGTAATATATGCAAGTAGAGTTGCAGTAGTAACTGAATTACAATAGTAATTCATGCAAATACAGTTGCATGGAAAGGAGGTTGCATTTAATTCTGTTTATTACAGTtcatggaatttccttttctggCCTCAGAAAGTTACCTCACGCAATTCCTCAGGAGAATTATTACTCCTAAGAAAACTTTGTTTTTTCCAGCCTTGCACTCAAATTTACTTCACTGAAACAAATGTAGCACAGCTCCAATATGAAGCAGCATGCAATGATATTTTTCGGGGGACAGAGATTTTACAGATATTCACCATCTAGTTTTTggtaataaatacattttgcacCACTACACATTCCCTGGGAGGGGGTTGCATGCTAATTTCTTGTTCCTCAAACAAGAGGAATGGGCATGCATGGCCTGgactagaaaaaaaatgtttatttttatttatttatttatttatttatttattttgtccaatacacaatgagggttttagtgggtatatatcaatatacacatagtaaaatacatgatgaaggttatagaggagatactcatagtaaaatatatctaagaaataatagaaaagaagatatagtaatagaacatatcaatgaaagaatagaagaagagatataggaatagaggaaaggtataggagatataggagagcaataggacaggggacggaaggcactctagtgcacttgtactcgccccttactgacctcttaggaatctggataggtcaactgtagataatctaagggtaaagtgttgggggtttggggatgacactatggagtccggtaatgagttccacgcttcgacaactcggttactgaagtcatattttttacagtcaagtttggagcagttaatattaagtttcaatctgttgtgtgctcttgtgttgttgtggttgaagctgaagtagtcgccgacaggcaggacgttgcagcatatgatcttgtgggcaatacttagatcttgtttaaggcgtcttagttctaaactttctaggcccaggattgaaagtctagtcccatagggtattctatttcgagtggaggagtgaagggctcttctgatgaagtatctttggacattttcaagggtgttaatgtctgagatgcgatatgggttccaaacagatgagctgtattcgaggatgagtctggcaaaagtcATGTTCTGGGTGAATGATCCTTCCTATGTTAGAACGTCCCTCTTTGTAGGCAGCTACAAAGGCTTGGCAACATAATTACATACTTTTCGGCATAATGTACATAATTATTTCAGATAACAGTTTCATTTATTTCtcttgtatttcttggtttcagCCTTCTTCAAGAATGTGATTTGGATTTCTGTCACATCATCTCCTTTCAGAGTGTCTTGAAGGAAAATTACTTCAGCTGCTAGATGTATCTGAAAATGATAAGTTAAATAGGTGTTACCAGGACAAAGGCGCACAATGGCAGGAAAGGCATACGACAAtggggtattttatttatttgttaaacataTATTCTGAGATTCCATCAAATTAGGcttgaaaaaagaataaagcttTTACCTGGTGCTGAAAACATGGGTGAAGATCAAAATGTATACAGTACTGCTAAATACTCATATACTATTATACTTACTGGGTTTACCTTCGCCTTCCAATTTTTAGGGCACCATTTCTACACCTCCTATATAAGATCCAGTTGCTAATATGGTAAATGAaccttaaaaataaaatcagctgTCTTTGGGACAGTCACTCACTCTAGGAAGAAAGCAattgcaaaccacttctgaatatcttgccaagaaaactgtaagGATTAATCCAGGGAGTCACTAACACTGGTGAATTGACTGACTGGTGAATTGTAATTCACCAACACAattcaccacacacacacaaacaatagCCAAGGATTATGTGGCTAGGTTTGTACTAagccatggttacaaaccataaTAGGTGAATTTATACAACAGGATGATCCAAAATTATGCTTagcatatgttgtggttagctctggcccagctcctgtcccaaggactgtggatgtgggggagacatccacatgccgcaggcctgttttgcccctggtgtaatctgctgatgaaggtttctctgaccaagaagacatgagtgacagggagcaggagagtgtggcagacagctcagaaggaaatcaattatctagctcctccttggattcagaacaagagttaatgatatggccacgcatgccgagagcgatgcataggcaacaacaactgagagattattatcaaagaaaatgaggccacctgtggttgggtggggctgtggtaattagtgaggctgctataaatagcagcctgtgggtttggccattgtggaggattatctgatcgttgtgtttcgtgactgctttactgactttgatcttttgtgtgctgatttttccccgctttgaaactaaaccagagcaaagtgtgtttcactttgtgaaagaagaaggactgtgaattgcctcagagctgcaagctaagtatcacagaactgataagggacttgtacaaattaccagtttgtttggagacaagtgctctttgctataccaaaagagggcttggtttaagtgaattttcattataaagaacattgttttgaattttcaaacgtgtatctgtcccaaatttgtacctgtgaatttttgggaggagtctaccagagagcccgacagaacagtataatcACACAATTGATCACGTGCCCCCAGGGGGAGCAAGGAAAGTGGAGAGGGGCTTACAATGAAGGCCTTGCAATGTGATGCAATGCACACTCCATCTTTTACATAGCTGTTACAATGCCCGTACCAAATGCTGGAGGTTGTGTCATGTTATGCATGTATATTGCCACTAGGGAAGCCTCATGGTTAGGAACAAATAAGTATGAGGCTATTCTGggtatggggtgggggtggggacagAAAAAGGCACAGTTAGAAGAGCCAGTATCCATTTTCTTACCATTTCCAGAGCGCCTCTGATAGTCCCAGACAATAGGTTGCAATAGCAAAGAGATGATCGACTTGCTGGTAGCTCCTCCACAAAGTCTACTAAGGGATTCTTGGCCAGAATGAGAGAAAACTCATTTCCCATTGCATTGTTGCAAGTCACAGTAGGGGTGATACCCAGATACATCTTAAAAGCAACCtgacaatgaaatgaaaaatgtgtGCCATGTCATCACTGTGTCAAACCATAAGCTATCTTAAATAAATTTggacatttcttttatttattaccaTTAGGAATCATAATTATCATTCAAGCATTCaaccaatcaatcagaatagagcaggaagggaccttggaggtcttcaagaccAACCCCATGctgaagcaggagatcctacaccagtgatggcgaaccttttttttggtTCGCCTACCAAAaaggtgtgtgtgcgcgcgcctAGTATGCGCTCATGTGTTCACac
This genomic window from Erythrolamprus reginae isolate rEryReg1 chromosome 1, rEryReg1.hap1, whole genome shotgun sequence contains:
- the TRAPPC3L gene encoding trafficking protein particle complex subunit 3-like protein, translating into MAHPTNRRPENSKIDWHLPTISSSASAHHMSRELFVLTYGALVAQLCKDYEKDEDVNKYLDSMGYSIGIRLVEDFLARSAVKKCRSYSETTEIIAQVAFKMYLGITPTVTCNNAMGNEFSLILAKNPLVDFVEELPASRSSLCYCNLLSGTIRGALEMIHLAAEVIFLQDTLKGDDVTEIQITFLKKAETKKYKRNK